From the genome of Lasioglossum baleicum chromosome 13, iyLasBale1, whole genome shotgun sequence, one region includes:
- the LOC143215156 gene encoding uncharacterized protein LOC143215156 isoform X1 encodes MARLEKFHLVVAVPSIVVHKGSRSHSRPESPTVVVGGGMPSLPSSRQGFVIGGPNASYQSNSESDMIDGNANSNVGSLPSLHRTSPSCPPDKADTENKNFRNRVKLLVRSHAMRESTSPPREPHNGSSSPHSPQSVDGERKHAGNLSPNSTNAKLNNNEPMFNSNLCPNQSPKQMRNTATSPTCRAPSRNGQSSPSQVHSPKNNTSPTNGNKSESQRSKMTGSNVIQKCNNCVKNNQNDRPGLLQTPVSPTKSGQALQHSPKSINLAQNNQNNQKSEQRRPNSLNICNNQCGTQCGNTLSVSRPGSRHKLRHQNSSQGSFDSASPCLSRDSSTELYTDSTGIDLEHFIAETINRNQKDRTVLLKIEKDLIEFAKDTQKVCHKFPNMSSYNRMLVHRVAAYFGMEHNVDQSGSSVVVTRTKNMRIPNTRFKEHIRDDLILSEEPRRSILKRDSSSFEDNFNFKSPDRLSGDYCRQSKSFEEREEEYERARRRIFKDNSGDSNEVHSWPYWSSSESSDSARYRLLHPSDHMMRQTKLMKGESFDGRESCRSGVLRPSVSKSFSFGGYTRGMLSRGDSVTSTHSAGARLMKQDSGASMCSRLSPSSSGYKSQSQRSDTTISPSPSPSPVANMTCSHTQVSSQDLASPESSNQTVMWAVTSISSVPPGSIIINPQTNQPYTNPDGSIYRFDPENPPKFYTAAVSPHENDRNAVSPKNTEPSEPSKLINNNGRNEGRKRSQLNKNNNNSNNNNNNGGNATTVTHVTNTATSPSLPYTPPPQLNPQLQHQPQPPQQQHQPQHQQQQQHQHHHQHQQQQQQQQHQPQQQTLVKSLSTMQSCNHNQTAQPYTTYIPTSESYNPGVYPTPVGQQTVMMAPHPNQGQPNVQNNGQGDVFNQNSVYANYAVPVQQGPVSQTTEITELSGYFMGMSIYDQRLSGDNHSTPPHSYPQPQPSTHQAVQNVQSMPQNYWQPPPNSVPAQQTMYFVPPPGTALSVSQGPGDRQPLHQQQRYTTNYSFNAQTMTPPSQSNSNYVGSYPVPYNSVPAVTPTPGEYSYQPPVHMVPTYYPPGQAAIQPQPVMYRVPTPPNTPTSNQMPQMPLMYVNSGNYAPPTMVSNGTFGHQVGHNGASPAPPGTYMTPALVPNLVIRQNGPVVASVRASTPGNSQRTSRSPTPAHELFGSGSGDRSAQPQPRYPLPMYQGVHLVQGDMRLMHPGVPANPRLQYAPVPSPPVVQGCPRPYRPPSYSSNTSGAGTPTSFDGRNQKIRKQRSKVTPLPPTGPRPNLYQTPSMPSLSSNVPKDLREGTVKVTITRRNQLVQY; translated from the exons ATGGCCCGCCTGGAGA AGTTCCATTTGGTTGTTGCAGTACCAAGCATAGTGGTGCATAAAGGCAGCAGGTCGCACAGCCGACCTGAGAGTCCCACGGTGGTCGTGGGAGGAGGAATGCCCTCACTGCCGTCTTCCAGGCAAGGCTTCGTCATAGGTGGCCCGAACGCGTCATATCAGAGCAACTCAGAGTCGGATATGATAGACGGGAATGCCAATTCCAATGTCGGCTCTTTACCCTCGCTTCATCGTACCTCGCCCTCCTGCCCACCCGACAAGGCCGACACTGAGAACAAGAACTTTCGTAATAGG GTAAAGTTGCTGGTCAGGAGTCATGCCATGAGAGAGTCGACGTCTCCCCCGAGGGAGCCACACAACGGTTCGTCTTCTCCGCACAGTCCTCAGTCGGTGGACGGGGAGAGAAAGCACGCTGGCAACCTGTCTCCTAATTCTACCAACGCCAAGCTCAACAACAACGAGCCAATGTTCAACAGCAATCTCTGCCCGAACCAGTCCCCGAAGCAGATGCGCAACACGGCTACTTCACCTACCTGTCGAGCTCCGTCACGAAATG GTCAATCTAGTCCTTCTCAAGTTCACTCACCAAAGAATAACACATCTCCTACGAACGGCAATAAGTCGGAGTCCCAGCGTTCCAAGATGACCGGTTCGAACGTGATTCAGAAATGCAATAACTGCGTGAAGAACAATCAAAACGACCGGCCCGGCTTGCTACAGACGCCCGTGTCGCCCACGAAGTCCGGCCAGGCGTTGCAGCACTCGCCGAAGAGCATCAACCTGGCCCAGAACAATCAGAACAATCAGAAGTCGGAGCAACGtcgaccgaactccctgaacatATGCAACAATCAGTGCGGCACGCAATGCGGGAACACTCTCTCCGTGAGCAGACCGGGTTCCAGGCACAAGCTCAGGCACCAGAACTCGTCCCAAGGCAGTTTCGACAGTGCTTCACCATGTCTGTCCAGAG ACAGCAGCACAGAGCTGTACACAGACAGCACCGGCATAGATTTGGAGCACTTCATCGCGGAGACCATAAATCGTAACCAGAAGGACCGCACGGTCCTATTGAAAATCGAGAAGGATCTAATAGAGTTCGCGAAGGACACGCAGAAGGTCTGCCACAAGTTCCCGAACATGTCCTCGTACAACAGGATGCTGGTGCACCGTGTGGCTGCTTATTTCGGCATGGAGCACAACGTGGATCAGTCTGGTTCAAGCGTAGTAGTCACCAGGACGAAGAACATGCGGATCCCGAACACCCGTTTCAAGGAGCACATCAGGGACGATCTGATCCTGTCGGAGGAGCCGCGTAGAAGTATCTTGAAAAGAGACTCGAGCTCGTTCGAggacaacttcaattttaaatcGCCTGATAGATTGTCTGGAGACTATTGCCGGCAAAGTAAGAGTTTCGAGGAACGGGAGGAGGAGTACGAGCGTGCCAGGCGAAGGATATTCAAGGATAACAGTGGAGACAGCAATGAAGTTCATTCCTGGCCGTACTGGTCCTCTTCGGAGAGCTCTGACTCTGCCAGATACCGTCTGCTGCATCCTTCGGACCACATGATGAG GCAAACGAAGTTGATGAAAGGCGAGTCCTTCGACGGGAGGGAATCCTGTCGGAGCGGAGTTCTAAGGCCGTCTGTCTCCAAATCGTTCAGTTTCGGTGGTTATACCAGAGGCATGCTGTCCAGAGGGGACAGTGTCACATCTACGCATAGCGCTGGTGCTCGTCTTATGAAGCAAG ATTCAGGTGCTAGCATGTGTTCACGACTGAGCCCCTCGAGCAGTGGCTATAAGTCGCAGAGTCAGCGCAGCGACACGACGATATCCCCGTCGCCGTCGCCATCGCCGGTTGCGAACATGACGTGCAGCCACACCCAAGTATCTAGTCAGGACCTCGCCTCGCCGGAGTCGAGCAACCAGACGGTGATGTGGGCGGTCACCAGTATATCCAGCGTGCCGCCCGGTAGCATAATCATCAACCCGCAGACGAACCAGCCGTACACGAATCCGGACGGCTCGATATACCGTTTCGACCCGGAGAACCCGCCAAAGTTTTATACCGCTGCTGTGTCGCCGCACGAGAACGACAGGAACGCCGTGTCACCGAAGAACACGGAACCGTCCGAGCCATCCAAGTTGATCAATAACAACGGGAGGAACGAGGGTCGAAAGAGGTCGCAGCTAAacaaaaacaacaacaacagcaacaataataacaacaacGGTGGTAATGCAACGACGGTCACCCACGTGACGAACACCGCGACCTCGCCTAGTTTACCGTACACGCCACCTCCCCAGCTGAATCCACAGCTTCAGCATCAGCCGCAGCCCCCGCAGCAACAACATCAACCGCAGcatcaacagcagcagcagcatcaACATCATCATCAGCatcaacagcagcaacaacaacaacaacaccagCCACAGCAACAAACTCTAGTCAAGTCGTTGTCGACGATGCAATCTTGTAACCACAACCAAACGGCTCAACCGTACACCACATACATACCTACCTCAGAATCGTACAACCCGGGTGTTTATCCAACCCCAGTAGGGCAGCAGACTGTGATGATGGCTCCTCATCCGAACCAGGGTCAGCCGAATGTACAGAATAACGGCCAAGGGGATGTATTTAATCAGAACTCGGTTTACGCGAATTATGCAGTACCTGTGCAACAAGGACCAGTGTCGCAGACAACG GAAATAACGGAACTGTCTGGATATTTTATGGGTATGAGTATCTACGATCAGCGTCTGTCCGGTGATAATCATTCGACGCCACCGCATTCTTACCCGCAACCGCAACCGTCTACGCATCAGGCGGTTCAAAACGTGCAGTCTATGCCGCAGAACTATTGGCAGCCGCCGCCAAACTCAGTCCCG GCGCAACAAACGATGTATTTTGTACCACCGCCTGGTACAGCACTTTCGGTCAGTCAGGGTCCAGGTGATAGGCAACCGTTGCACCAGCAACAGAGATACACGACGAATTATTCTTTTAACGCGCAAACTATGACGCCTCCGAGCCAATCAAATT CCAATTATGTGGGCAGCTACCCAGTTCCTTACAATTCGGTGCCCGCTGTGACACCGACACCGGGAGAATACAGCTACCAGCCACCGGTTCACATGGTCCCCACGTATTACCCGCCAGGACAAGCGGCGATACAACCACAACCTGTCATGTACAGAGTACCCACGCCCCCAAACACCCCGACTTCCAATCAG ATGCCACAGATGCCGTTGATGTACGTCAATTCAGGCAACTATGCGCCGCCAACGATGGTGTCGAATGGAACGTTCGGTCATCAAGTCGGGCACAATGGCGCATCCCCCGCGCCACCTGGAACCTACATGACTCCTGCGCTGGTTCCCAATCTCGTTATCAGGCAAAACGGTCCT GTCGTTGCTAGTGTTCGAGCTTCGACGCCAGGTAACTCCCAGAGGACCAGCAGGTCGCCGACTCCAGCACACGAGCTGTTCGGAAGTGGGAGCGGGGACAGAAGCGCACAACCCCAACCACGCTACCCACTGCCAATGTACCAGGGTGTCCATCTTGTTCAAG GGGATATGAGATTGATGCATCCCGGAGTACCAGCTAATCCGCGACTGCAGTATGCACCAGTACCATCACCACCTGTTGTTCAAGGTTGTCCACGACCGTATCGACCGCCTTCGTACTCGTCGAACACCTCAGGCGCTGGCACTCCCACCTCGTTCGATGGCAGAAATCAGAAAATTCGTAAACAGAG GTCCAAAGTAACACCGTTGCCACCGACAGGCCCACGGCCCAATCTTTATCAAACTCCTTCCATGCCGTCGCTCTCGTCCAACGTGCCGAAAGATCTCAGAGAAG GGACCGTGAAGGTGACAATCACCCGTCGAAATCAACTGGTACAATATTAG
- the LOC143215156 gene encoding uncharacterized protein LOC143215156 isoform X2: MARLEIPSIVVHKGSRSHSRPESPTVVVGGGMPSLPSSRQGFVIGGPNASYQSNSESDMIDGNANSNVGSLPSLHRTSPSCPPDKADTENKNFRNRVKLLVRSHAMRESTSPPREPHNGSSSPHSPQSVDGERKHAGNLSPNSTNAKLNNNEPMFNSNLCPNQSPKQMRNTATSPTCRAPSRNGQSSPSQVHSPKNNTSPTNGNKSESQRSKMTGSNVIQKCNNCVKNNQNDRPGLLQTPVSPTKSGQALQHSPKSINLAQNNQNNQKSEQRRPNSLNICNNQCGTQCGNTLSVSRPGSRHKLRHQNSSQGSFDSASPCLSRDSSTELYTDSTGIDLEHFIAETINRNQKDRTVLLKIEKDLIEFAKDTQKVCHKFPNMSSYNRMLVHRVAAYFGMEHNVDQSGSSVVVTRTKNMRIPNTRFKEHIRDDLILSEEPRRSILKRDSSSFEDNFNFKSPDRLSGDYCRQSKSFEEREEEYERARRRIFKDNSGDSNEVHSWPYWSSSESSDSARYRLLHPSDHMMRQTKLMKGESFDGRESCRSGVLRPSVSKSFSFGGYTRGMLSRGDSVTSTHSAGARLMKQDSGASMCSRLSPSSSGYKSQSQRSDTTISPSPSPSPVANMTCSHTQVSSQDLASPESSNQTVMWAVTSISSVPPGSIIINPQTNQPYTNPDGSIYRFDPENPPKFYTAAVSPHENDRNAVSPKNTEPSEPSKLINNNGRNEGRKRSQLNKNNNNSNNNNNNGGNATTVTHVTNTATSPSLPYTPPPQLNPQLQHQPQPPQQQHQPQHQQQQQHQHHHQHQQQQQQQQHQPQQQTLVKSLSTMQSCNHNQTAQPYTTYIPTSESYNPGVYPTPVGQQTVMMAPHPNQGQPNVQNNGQGDVFNQNSVYANYAVPVQQGPVSQTTEITELSGYFMGMSIYDQRLSGDNHSTPPHSYPQPQPSTHQAVQNVQSMPQNYWQPPPNSVPAQQTMYFVPPPGTALSVSQGPGDRQPLHQQQRYTTNYSFNAQTMTPPSQSNSNYVGSYPVPYNSVPAVTPTPGEYSYQPPVHMVPTYYPPGQAAIQPQPVMYRVPTPPNTPTSNQMPQMPLMYVNSGNYAPPTMVSNGTFGHQVGHNGASPAPPGTYMTPALVPNLVIRQNGPVVASVRASTPGNSQRTSRSPTPAHELFGSGSGDRSAQPQPRYPLPMYQGVHLVQGDMRLMHPGVPANPRLQYAPVPSPPVVQGCPRPYRPPSYSSNTSGAGTPTSFDGRNQKIRKQRSKVTPLPPTGPRPNLYQTPSMPSLSSNVPKDLREGTVKVTITRRNQLVQY, encoded by the exons ATGGCCCGCCTGGAGA TACCAAGCATAGTGGTGCATAAAGGCAGCAGGTCGCACAGCCGACCTGAGAGTCCCACGGTGGTCGTGGGAGGAGGAATGCCCTCACTGCCGTCTTCCAGGCAAGGCTTCGTCATAGGTGGCCCGAACGCGTCATATCAGAGCAACTCAGAGTCGGATATGATAGACGGGAATGCCAATTCCAATGTCGGCTCTTTACCCTCGCTTCATCGTACCTCGCCCTCCTGCCCACCCGACAAGGCCGACACTGAGAACAAGAACTTTCGTAATAGG GTAAAGTTGCTGGTCAGGAGTCATGCCATGAGAGAGTCGACGTCTCCCCCGAGGGAGCCACACAACGGTTCGTCTTCTCCGCACAGTCCTCAGTCGGTGGACGGGGAGAGAAAGCACGCTGGCAACCTGTCTCCTAATTCTACCAACGCCAAGCTCAACAACAACGAGCCAATGTTCAACAGCAATCTCTGCCCGAACCAGTCCCCGAAGCAGATGCGCAACACGGCTACTTCACCTACCTGTCGAGCTCCGTCACGAAATG GTCAATCTAGTCCTTCTCAAGTTCACTCACCAAAGAATAACACATCTCCTACGAACGGCAATAAGTCGGAGTCCCAGCGTTCCAAGATGACCGGTTCGAACGTGATTCAGAAATGCAATAACTGCGTGAAGAACAATCAAAACGACCGGCCCGGCTTGCTACAGACGCCCGTGTCGCCCACGAAGTCCGGCCAGGCGTTGCAGCACTCGCCGAAGAGCATCAACCTGGCCCAGAACAATCAGAACAATCAGAAGTCGGAGCAACGtcgaccgaactccctgaacatATGCAACAATCAGTGCGGCACGCAATGCGGGAACACTCTCTCCGTGAGCAGACCGGGTTCCAGGCACAAGCTCAGGCACCAGAACTCGTCCCAAGGCAGTTTCGACAGTGCTTCACCATGTCTGTCCAGAG ACAGCAGCACAGAGCTGTACACAGACAGCACCGGCATAGATTTGGAGCACTTCATCGCGGAGACCATAAATCGTAACCAGAAGGACCGCACGGTCCTATTGAAAATCGAGAAGGATCTAATAGAGTTCGCGAAGGACACGCAGAAGGTCTGCCACAAGTTCCCGAACATGTCCTCGTACAACAGGATGCTGGTGCACCGTGTGGCTGCTTATTTCGGCATGGAGCACAACGTGGATCAGTCTGGTTCAAGCGTAGTAGTCACCAGGACGAAGAACATGCGGATCCCGAACACCCGTTTCAAGGAGCACATCAGGGACGATCTGATCCTGTCGGAGGAGCCGCGTAGAAGTATCTTGAAAAGAGACTCGAGCTCGTTCGAggacaacttcaattttaaatcGCCTGATAGATTGTCTGGAGACTATTGCCGGCAAAGTAAGAGTTTCGAGGAACGGGAGGAGGAGTACGAGCGTGCCAGGCGAAGGATATTCAAGGATAACAGTGGAGACAGCAATGAAGTTCATTCCTGGCCGTACTGGTCCTCTTCGGAGAGCTCTGACTCTGCCAGATACCGTCTGCTGCATCCTTCGGACCACATGATGAG GCAAACGAAGTTGATGAAAGGCGAGTCCTTCGACGGGAGGGAATCCTGTCGGAGCGGAGTTCTAAGGCCGTCTGTCTCCAAATCGTTCAGTTTCGGTGGTTATACCAGAGGCATGCTGTCCAGAGGGGACAGTGTCACATCTACGCATAGCGCTGGTGCTCGTCTTATGAAGCAAG ATTCAGGTGCTAGCATGTGTTCACGACTGAGCCCCTCGAGCAGTGGCTATAAGTCGCAGAGTCAGCGCAGCGACACGACGATATCCCCGTCGCCGTCGCCATCGCCGGTTGCGAACATGACGTGCAGCCACACCCAAGTATCTAGTCAGGACCTCGCCTCGCCGGAGTCGAGCAACCAGACGGTGATGTGGGCGGTCACCAGTATATCCAGCGTGCCGCCCGGTAGCATAATCATCAACCCGCAGACGAACCAGCCGTACACGAATCCGGACGGCTCGATATACCGTTTCGACCCGGAGAACCCGCCAAAGTTTTATACCGCTGCTGTGTCGCCGCACGAGAACGACAGGAACGCCGTGTCACCGAAGAACACGGAACCGTCCGAGCCATCCAAGTTGATCAATAACAACGGGAGGAACGAGGGTCGAAAGAGGTCGCAGCTAAacaaaaacaacaacaacagcaacaataataacaacaacGGTGGTAATGCAACGACGGTCACCCACGTGACGAACACCGCGACCTCGCCTAGTTTACCGTACACGCCACCTCCCCAGCTGAATCCACAGCTTCAGCATCAGCCGCAGCCCCCGCAGCAACAACATCAACCGCAGcatcaacagcagcagcagcatcaACATCATCATCAGCatcaacagcagcaacaacaacaacaacaccagCCACAGCAACAAACTCTAGTCAAGTCGTTGTCGACGATGCAATCTTGTAACCACAACCAAACGGCTCAACCGTACACCACATACATACCTACCTCAGAATCGTACAACCCGGGTGTTTATCCAACCCCAGTAGGGCAGCAGACTGTGATGATGGCTCCTCATCCGAACCAGGGTCAGCCGAATGTACAGAATAACGGCCAAGGGGATGTATTTAATCAGAACTCGGTTTACGCGAATTATGCAGTACCTGTGCAACAAGGACCAGTGTCGCAGACAACG GAAATAACGGAACTGTCTGGATATTTTATGGGTATGAGTATCTACGATCAGCGTCTGTCCGGTGATAATCATTCGACGCCACCGCATTCTTACCCGCAACCGCAACCGTCTACGCATCAGGCGGTTCAAAACGTGCAGTCTATGCCGCAGAACTATTGGCAGCCGCCGCCAAACTCAGTCCCG GCGCAACAAACGATGTATTTTGTACCACCGCCTGGTACAGCACTTTCGGTCAGTCAGGGTCCAGGTGATAGGCAACCGTTGCACCAGCAACAGAGATACACGACGAATTATTCTTTTAACGCGCAAACTATGACGCCTCCGAGCCAATCAAATT CCAATTATGTGGGCAGCTACCCAGTTCCTTACAATTCGGTGCCCGCTGTGACACCGACACCGGGAGAATACAGCTACCAGCCACCGGTTCACATGGTCCCCACGTATTACCCGCCAGGACAAGCGGCGATACAACCACAACCTGTCATGTACAGAGTACCCACGCCCCCAAACACCCCGACTTCCAATCAG ATGCCACAGATGCCGTTGATGTACGTCAATTCAGGCAACTATGCGCCGCCAACGATGGTGTCGAATGGAACGTTCGGTCATCAAGTCGGGCACAATGGCGCATCCCCCGCGCCACCTGGAACCTACATGACTCCTGCGCTGGTTCCCAATCTCGTTATCAGGCAAAACGGTCCT GTCGTTGCTAGTGTTCGAGCTTCGACGCCAGGTAACTCCCAGAGGACCAGCAGGTCGCCGACTCCAGCACACGAGCTGTTCGGAAGTGGGAGCGGGGACAGAAGCGCACAACCCCAACCACGCTACCCACTGCCAATGTACCAGGGTGTCCATCTTGTTCAAG GGGATATGAGATTGATGCATCCCGGAGTACCAGCTAATCCGCGACTGCAGTATGCACCAGTACCATCACCACCTGTTGTTCAAGGTTGTCCACGACCGTATCGACCGCCTTCGTACTCGTCGAACACCTCAGGCGCTGGCACTCCCACCTCGTTCGATGGCAGAAATCAGAAAATTCGTAAACAGAG GTCCAAAGTAACACCGTTGCCACCGACAGGCCCACGGCCCAATCTTTATCAAACTCCTTCCATGCCGTCGCTCTCGTCCAACGTGCCGAAAGATCTCAGAGAAG GGACCGTGAAGGTGACAATCACCCGTCGAAATCAACTGGTACAATATTAG